A stretch of DNA from Streptomyces sp. NBC_01197:
GCCATTCTTTCAGGGGGCGTCATGATCGCCCAAGTTGCACTTGCACAACACATAGGGACTGCGACTGGACAAACTTACGCGCCGTTTAGAAGCATGTGGTCCGCAGTGCCGCGGGCCGGTGTCGGGGGGCAGACCGCTTTGACGTTTCTTTCACCAATCCTCCGATCGAACCGCGACGTCCCCGCATGAACCAACGGAGGAATCCAGCCATGAGCTTCGGCGACCCGAACCCGAACAACCCCTACGGCCAGCCGCAGGGGCAGCCGCAGGGCCAGCCCCAGCAGCCGCCGCAGCCGGGTTACGGATACCCGCAGCAGGCCCCGCAGGGCGTGCCGCAGCAGCCGGGCTACGGATACCCGCAGGCCCCGCCGGTCCAGCAGGCCTACGGCGGGGGCTACCCGCAGCAGCCCGGTTACGGCGGCCGGCCCCCGTACGCGGGCTGGTGGAGCCGGTTCGCCGCCCTCCTGATCGACGGCGTGTGCATCGCCGTCCCGTACGGCATCCTCATCGGCATCGGCAGCGCCATGGGCGGCAGCGTGGGCTCGGCCATCGCCGTGCTCGGCGTCGTCGTCGGCATCGGGCTCGGCCTCTTCAAGATCTACAAGGAGGGCACCACGGGCCAGTTCCTCGGCAAGAAGGCCGTCGGTATCAGCCTGCTGCGCGAGGCCGACGGCCAGACCCTGGGCTTCGGTATGGCGTTCGTCCGCTACCTCGCCCACTTCGTGGACAGCATCGCCTGCTACCTGGGCTGGCTGTGGCCGGCGTGGGACGCCAAGAAGCAGACGTTCGCGGACAAGATCTGCTCGACCGTGGTCGTCAAGGTCGGCTGACCCGCATCCTGCTGGGCCCGAGGGCCGTAACCCGGCGCGTATCGCGCTGAGTTACGGCCCTCGGGCGTACCCGGTCCAGGCACCGGAGCACCCCGGTACGGGCAGTCCCGCACCGGCCCCTCAGTGGAAGAAGTGCCGCGTGCCCGTGAAGTACATCGTCACGCCCGCCTTCTTGGCGGCCTCCACGACCAGCTCGTCACGGACCGAACCGCCCGGCTGCACCACGGCCCCGACCCCTGCGTCCGCCAGGATCTCGAAGCCGTCGGGGAACGGGAAGAAGGCGTCCGAAGCCGCGTACGCTCCCCGCGCCCGCTCCTCGCCCGCGCGCTCGACGGCGAGCTTCGCGGAGTCGACCCGGTTGACCTGGCCCATCCCGACGCCGACGGACGCGCCGTCCTTGGCGAGCAGGATGGCGTTGGACTTCACCGCGCGGCACGCCTTCCAGGCGAACGACAGCTCGGCGAGCCCGGCCGCGTCGAGCGCGTCGCCGGACGCGAGCGTCCAGTTCGCCGGGTCGTCGCCCTCCGCCTGGAGCCGGTCGGCGACCTGGAGCAGCGCGCCGCCGTCGATCTGCTTGACCTCGGCCGCGGCCGACGGGGCGTCGGGGCAGCGCAGCACCCGGATGTTCTTCTTGCGCGCCAGCACGTCGACCGCGCCGTCCTCGTACGCCGGGGCGACGACGACCTCGGTGAAGATGGGGGCGATCTGCTCGGCGAGTGCCACGGTGACCGGACGGTTGACCGCGATCACACCGCCGTACGCGGACACCGGGTCACAGGCGTGCGCCTTGCGGTGCGCCTCCGCCAGGTCGGCGCCGATCGCGATGCCGCACGGATTGGCGTGCTTGATGATCGCCACGCAGGGCTCGGTGTGGTCGTACGCGGCCCGGCGCGCGGCGTCGGTGTCCGTGTAGTTGTTGTACGACATCTCCTTGCCGTGCAGCTGCTCGGCCTGGGCGAGGCCGCCCGTACCGGAGACGTACAGCGCGGCGCCCTGGTGCGGGTTCTCGCCGTAGCGCAGGACGTTTCCGCGCTGGTACGTCGCGCCGAGGAACTCGGGGAAGCCGCTGTCGTCGGCCGCCGCGTAGTCGTCGGCGAACCAGCCGGCGACCGCCACGTCGTACGCGGCGGTGTGCCGGAACGCCTCGGCCGCGAGCCGCTTGCGGGCGGTCAGGTCGAAGCCGCCGCCGCGGACGGCGGTGAGGACGTCCGTGTACCGCTCCGGGCTGGTGACGACGGCCACCGACGGGTGGTTCTTGGCCGCGGCCCGGACCATCGAGGGGCCGCCGATGTCGATCTGCTCGACGCACTCGTCGGGCGTGGCCCCGGACGCGACGGTCTCGGTGAAGGGGTAGAGGTTCACCACGACCAGGTCGAAGGGCTCCACCTCCAGCTCGGCGAGCTGCCTGCGGTGGTCCTCAAGGCGCAGATCGGCGAGGATCCCGGCGTGCACACGGGGGTGCAGCGTCTTGACCCGGCCGTCGAGGCACTCCGGGAAACCGGTGAGCTCTTCCACCTTGGTGACCGGCACGCCGGCAGCGGCGATCTTGGCCGCGGTGGATCCGGTGGAGACGAGCGTGACGCCCGCCTCGTGCAGCCCGAGGGCCAGCTCCTCCAGACCCGACTTGTCGTAGACGCTGACGAGCGCGCGCCGGATGGGCTTAACGGTGTCCGTGTTCTCGGTGTGCACCGACCTGAACCTTTCGTCCCTCAATGCGGTAGCCGTTACGGGCCAGACGCCCCACGACATCGACGAGCAGCTTCCGCTCGACTTCCTTGATGCGCTCGTGAAGAGCGCTTTCGTCGTCCTGCTCCCGGATCTCGACCACACCCTGCGCGATGATCGGTCCGGTGTCGACGCCGTCGTCGACGAAGTGGACGGTGCAGCCGGTGACCCTGACCCCGTACGCGAGCGCGTCGCGCACTCCGTGGGCGCCGGGGAACGCGGGCAGCAGCGCCGGATGCGTATTGACGGTCCGGCCGCCGAAGGCCGCGAGGAACTGCTTCCCCAGGATCTTCATGAAACCGGCCGACACGACCAGGTCGGGTGCGTAGGCGGCGGTGGCCTCGGCCAGCGCCGCGTCCCACGCGGCGCGGTCCGCGTACTCCTTCACCTTGCAGACGAAGGTCGGCAGCCCCGCGTCGCGGGCGCGGTCGAGTCCGGCGATGCCGTCGCGGTCAGCGCCGACCGCGATGATTTCGGCTCCGTAGGCGACCGGATCACCGGCGATCGCGTCGAGCAGGGCCTGCAGATTGGTTCCGGAACCGGAGACCAGCACGACCAGGCGGGCGGGAGAGGACGGGGAGGCCACAGCGGGGCCCTTTCTGGATACGACTTGTGCGGTCGTACGAATAGAACGCATCCCCCGATACGGGGAACTCTACGAACGCGCCGACCGTCGGCAACGATACCGGCACACCGAATGGCCCCCACGGGACGGGGGCACGGCCGAGAGGTAGCGTCTGGGGACAGGACCTGTCTCCCGGGCAGGAACCGGATGAGGGGAAGACGTTCACCAGATGCAGGACCGACGCCACCGCGCGACTCTCCGCACCCCGCTGCACGGGCAGGGTTCACTGCTGCTGCGGGAGCGCCGGCCCTCTTCGACGGAGCCCGACGACGACAACCCGTTCGCGCCGCCACCCGCGGACCGGCCGGAGCAGCCGTGGCGGCCCCGGCAGCCGCAGTATCCGGCGGGCGGCGACGGCCACGACGGCGGAAACGGTGACGGGAGCGGTCAAGGGAGCGGTGGCGGAAACGACGGGGACGACTCGCCCCCGTCGCCGTCGTCTCCC
This window harbors:
- a CDS encoding RDD family protein, whose protein sequence is MSFGDPNPNNPYGQPQGQPQGQPQQPPQPGYGYPQQAPQGVPQQPGYGYPQAPPVQQAYGGGYPQQPGYGGRPPYAGWWSRFAALLIDGVCIAVPYGILIGIGSAMGGSVGSAIAVLGVVVGIGLGLFKIYKEGTTGQFLGKKAVGISLLREADGQTLGFGMAFVRYLAHFVDSIACYLGWLWPAWDAKKQTFADKICSTVVVKVG
- the purN gene encoding phosphoribosylglycinamide formyltransferase; the protein is MRSIRTTAQVVSRKGPAVASPSSPARLVVLVSGSGTNLQALLDAIAGDPVAYGAEIIAVGADRDGIAGLDRARDAGLPTFVCKVKEYADRAAWDAALAEATAAYAPDLVVSAGFMKILGKQFLAAFGGRTVNTHPALLPAFPGAHGVRDALAYGVRVTGCTVHFVDDGVDTGPIIAQGVVEIREQDDESALHERIKEVERKLLVDVVGRLARNGYRIEGRKVQVGAHREHGHR
- the purH gene encoding bifunctional phosphoribosylaminoimidazolecarboxamide formyltransferase/IMP cyclohydrolase gives rise to the protein MSWGVWPVTATALRDERFRSVHTENTDTVKPIRRALVSVYDKSGLEELALGLHEAGVTLVSTGSTAAKIAAAGVPVTKVEELTGFPECLDGRVKTLHPRVHAGILADLRLEDHRRQLAELEVEPFDLVVVNLYPFTETVASGATPDECVEQIDIGGPSMVRAAAKNHPSVAVVTSPERYTDVLTAVRGGGFDLTARKRLAAEAFRHTAAYDVAVAGWFADDYAAADDSGFPEFLGATYQRGNVLRYGENPHQGAALYVSGTGGLAQAEQLHGKEMSYNNYTDTDAARRAAYDHTEPCVAIIKHANPCGIAIGADLAEAHRKAHACDPVSAYGGVIAVNRPVTVALAEQIAPIFTEVVVAPAYEDGAVDVLARKKNIRVLRCPDAPSAAAEVKQIDGGALLQVADRLQAEGDDPANWTLASGDALDAAGLAELSFAWKACRAVKSNAILLAKDGASVGVGMGQVNRVDSAKLAVERAGEERARGAYAASDAFFPFPDGFEILADAGVGAVVQPGGSVRDELVVEAAKKAGVTMYFTGTRHFFH